Proteins from a genomic interval of Amycolatopsis sp. cg13:
- the hemB gene encoding porphobilinogen synthase translates to MFPEQRPRRLRTTPAMRRMVSETTLRPRQLILPMFVGEGLDAPRPIASMPGVVQHTRDTLRKAAVDAVNAGVGGLMLFGIPEKRDPEGSGAVDEKGILNVALRDLRSELGDSTVLMADTCLDEFTDHGHCGVLDADGVVDNDATLRLYAEMGVAQAEAGAHVLGPSGMMDGQVGVIRRALDEVGHSETAILAYSIKYASAFYGPFREAVDSQLKGDRKTYQQDLGNAREAMRELELDLAEGADMVMVKPALSYLDIIKAAADISPVPVAAYNISGEYAMVEAAAANGWIERERTVLEVLTSIRRAGADVILTYWAAEAAAWLD, encoded by the coding sequence GTGTTCCCTGAGCAGCGACCCCGCAGGCTTCGTACTACTCCGGCTATGCGCAGGATGGTCAGTGAGACCACGTTGCGGCCACGGCAGTTGATCCTCCCGATGTTCGTCGGCGAAGGGCTCGACGCGCCGCGGCCGATCGCCAGCATGCCGGGCGTCGTTCAGCACACTCGCGACACTCTGCGGAAGGCCGCCGTCGACGCGGTCAACGCCGGGGTCGGCGGGCTGATGCTCTTCGGTATTCCGGAGAAGCGAGACCCGGAGGGCTCCGGCGCGGTCGACGAGAAGGGCATTCTCAACGTCGCGCTGCGGGATCTGCGCAGCGAACTCGGCGACTCCACCGTGCTGATGGCCGACACCTGCCTGGACGAGTTCACCGACCACGGGCACTGCGGCGTGCTCGACGCGGACGGCGTGGTCGACAATGACGCCACGCTCCGGCTGTACGCCGAGATGGGCGTCGCGCAGGCGGAAGCCGGGGCGCACGTGCTCGGGCCGAGCGGGATGATGGACGGGCAGGTCGGCGTAATTCGCCGGGCGCTCGACGAGGTCGGGCACAGCGAGACCGCGATCCTCGCCTATTCGATCAAGTACGCCAGCGCGTTCTACGGGCCTTTCCGCGAGGCCGTCGACTCGCAGCTCAAGGGCGACCGCAAGACCTACCAGCAGGACCTCGGCAACGCGCGCGAGGCGATGCGGGAGCTCGAACTCGACCTCGCCGAGGGCGCGGACATGGTCATGGTCAAGCCTGCTCTGTCCTATTTGGACATCATCAAGGCGGCGGCCGACATTTCGCCGGTTCCCGTTGCGGCGTACAACATCTCCGGCGAGTACGCGATGGTCGAGGCGGCCGCGGCGAACGGCTGGATCGAGCGCGAGCGCACCGTGCTCGAGGTGCTCACCTCCATCCGCCGCGCGGGTGCGGACGTCATCCTGACCTACTGGGCGGCCGAGGCCGCGGCTTGGCTTGACTGA
- a CDS encoding bifunctional uroporphyrinogen-III C-methyltransferase/uroporphyrinogen-III synthase — MTPARKTAGRVAFVGSGPGDAGLLTVRAQELLAKAEVVVTDPDVPASVLAFAAPGAEVRPAVGEPSDVAKDLTAEAKAGRLALRLVSGDPLTSPAVVAEVQAVARTSAVFDVIPGVAPGTAVPAYAGVALGGTYTEADVRGEVDWGALAAVPGPIVLHATSAHLAEAASQLTEKGLPATTPVAVTANGTINTQRTLDTTLASVANDAGELVGPLVVTVGQAAGQRSKLSWWESRALYGWKVLVPRTKEQAGEMAERLRGHGATSHEVPTISVEPPRSPAQMERSVKGLVDGRYQWIVFTSTNAVRAVWEKFEEFGLDARAFSGVKIACVGESTAAKVRSFGIIPELVPTGEQSSEGLLAEFPPYDDVLDPVNRVLLPRADIATEILSAGLVERGWEVDDVTAYRTVRAAPPPAETREMIKTGGFDAVCFTSSSTVRNLVGIAGKPHTRTLVACIGPKTAETAVEFGLRVDVQPEKADVPHLVDALAEHAARLRAEGALPPPRKAKRTRRS, encoded by the coding sequence ATGACCCCTGCTCGCAAGACCGCCGGGCGCGTCGCCTTCGTGGGCTCGGGCCCCGGGGACGCCGGGCTGCTCACCGTCCGCGCCCAGGAACTCCTGGCCAAGGCCGAGGTCGTGGTGACGGACCCGGACGTGCCCGCCAGCGTGCTCGCCTTCGCCGCCCCCGGCGCCGAGGTCCGCCCCGCCGTCGGCGAACCGTCCGACGTCGCCAAGGACCTGACCGCCGAGGCCAAGGCGGGCCGGCTCGCGCTGCGGCTGGTCTCCGGCGACCCGCTGACCAGCCCGGCCGTCGTGGCCGAGGTCCAGGCCGTCGCTCGCACCTCCGCCGTGTTCGACGTCATCCCGGGCGTCGCGCCGGGCACCGCGGTGCCGGCGTACGCGGGTGTCGCGCTCGGCGGCACTTACACCGAGGCGGACGTCCGCGGCGAGGTCGACTGGGGCGCGCTGGCCGCGGTCCCCGGCCCGATCGTGCTGCACGCGACGTCGGCGCACCTCGCCGAGGCGGCGAGCCAGCTCACCGAGAAGGGGCTGCCCGCCACCACTCCGGTCGCGGTCACCGCGAACGGCACCATCAACACCCAGCGCACGCTGGACACCACCCTCGCCTCGGTCGCGAACGACGCGGGCGAGCTGGTCGGCCCGCTGGTCGTGACGGTCGGACAGGCCGCCGGGCAGCGCTCGAAGCTGTCCTGGTGGGAGTCGCGGGCGCTGTACGGCTGGAAGGTCCTGGTGCCGCGCACCAAGGAGCAGGCCGGCGAGATGGCCGAGCGGCTTCGCGGCCACGGCGCGACCTCGCACGAGGTGCCGACCATTTCGGTCGAGCCGCCCCGCAGCCCGGCGCAGATGGAGCGTTCGGTCAAGGGCCTGGTCGACGGCCGCTACCAGTGGATCGTCTTCACCTCCACCAACGCGGTGCGCGCGGTGTGGGAGAAGTTCGAGGAGTTCGGCCTGGACGCGCGGGCGTTCTCCGGCGTGAAGATCGCCTGCGTCGGCGAATCGACCGCGGCGAAGGTGCGCTCCTTCGGCATCATCCCGGAGCTGGTCCCGACGGGCGAGCAGTCGTCCGAGGGCCTGCTGGCCGAGTTCCCGCCGTACGACGACGTGCTGGACCCGGTGAACCGCGTCCTGCTGCCGCGCGCGGACATCGCCACCGAGATTCTGTCGGCCGGCCTGGTCGAACGCGGCTGGGAAGTGGACGACGTCACGGCTTACCGGACGGTGCGTGCCGCGCCGCCGCCAGCCGAGACCCGCGAGATGATCAAGACCGGCGGGTTCGACGCGGTCTGCTTCACCTCGTCGTCGACCGTGCGGAACCTGGTGGGGATCGCCGGGAAGCCGCACACGCGCACGCTGGTCGCGTGCATCGGGCCGAAGACCGCCGAGACCGCGGTGGAATTCGGTCTGCGAGTGGACGTTCAGCCGGAGAAGGCTGATGTGCCGCATTTGGTGGACGCTCTCGCCGAGCACGCCGCGCGGCTTCGTGCGGAGGGCGCGTTGCCGCCGCCGCGGAAGGCCAAGCGCACCCGGCGCAGCTGA